A stretch of Pempheris klunzingeri isolate RE-2024b chromosome 19, fPemKlu1.hap1, whole genome shotgun sequence DNA encodes these proteins:
- the LOC139218641 gene encoding serine/threonine-protein phosphatase with EF-hands 2-like: protein MGCGMGKSQTQLKKCDRGSISVPAATGKSFSQDCTLGMNVLVVEEEDYHIMVMAKCSLFLSKSPAIRAALLIQRWYRQYVARLEMRRRCTWNIFQSIEYAGEQDQIKLYNFFGFLMDHFTPASSERNLISHIFRKNEIIRDTEWERYFCYKSVEVPESYTGPHLTFPMTFCGVSKLVEAFKHKHQLHARYVLQLLGETWRLLRILPNINQVSMCHTKEITICGDLHGHLEDLLLIFYKNGLPSMEKPYVFNGDFVDRGKNSLEILLILFGFLLVYPNDVHLNRGNHEDHIVNLRYGFTKEVLGKYRMHGKKILKLLQKIFSWLPLATVIDHKVLIAHGGISDTTDLDTIAKVDRHKYVSALRPPKPTNHAVNSSNSMTANNRNGEADGPVEGRRRVCSLTYNKTARGHRHNLPRRSLHNQPTSSQLSCSVEEELKRRRRLAGFDQTYGERRKSDSDSDPDSEETTETDENEWKQIVDILWSDPMPQNGCVPNEVRGGGCYWGPDITEEVLGRHNLQLLIRSHECKQEGYEFCHNRKVLTIFSASNYYEVGSNRGAYIRMGPDLIPHFIQYQASRTCRELTLRQSVGWTEMSALQALRKQLFAHKSDLISAFQEFDPNNTGIISLRHWASATEQVLNLGLPWRVLRPQLVNNTRDGMVDYHQWLRELSITEPKEISDNSILETIYKNHSNLETIFRIIDTDHSGLISFEEFQQTWKLLSSHLKMEINDKAIADLAQSIDFNKDGSIDINEFMEAFRLVDLSAHT from the exons ATGGGATGTGGCATGGGAAAATCACAGACACAGCTGAAGAAATGTGACAGAG ggaGCATCTCAGTTCCAG CTGCCACTGGTAAGTCTTTCAGTCAAGATTGCACATTGGGAATGAATGTTTTGGTAGTGGAAGAGGAAGATTACCACATCATGGTTATGGCCAAGTGCTCCCTTTTCCTGTCCAAATCTCCAGCGATCAGAGCAGCTCTGCTGATCCAGCGCTGGTACCGTCAGTATGTTGCGCGGCTGGAGATGAGACGCAGGTGCACATGGAACATCTTCCAGTCTATTGAATATGCAGGAGAGCAAGACCAGATCAAG CTCTACAATTTTTTTGGCTTCTTAATGGACCACTTCACTCCAGCCAGCAGTGAAA GAAACCTGATCTCGCACATCTTTCGTAAGAATGAGATCATTCGCGACACAGAGTGGGAGAGGTATTTTTGCTACAAGAGCGTTGAGGTACCCGAAAGCTACACGGGCCCCCATCTGACCTTCCCCATGACCTTCTGTGGGGTGTCGAAGCTGGTGGAGGCCTTCAAGCACAAACAT CAGCTCCATGCTCGATATGTTCTGCAGCTTCTTGGAGAGACTTGGAGACTCCTAAGAATTCTCCCAAATATTAATCAAGTCTCCATGTGCCATACCAAGGAGATCACCATATGCG GAGATTTACATGGGCACCTGGAAGACCTGCTGTTGATATTCTACAAG AATGGTTTGCCGTCCATGGAGAAACCGTACGTCTTTAATGGAGACTTTGTGGATCGTGGAAAAAACTCCTTAGAGATCCTGCTCATCCTGTTTGGGTTCCTGTTGGTGTATCCCAATGATGTCCATCTAAACAGGGGGAACCATGAGGACCACATTGTTAACCTGAG aTATGGTTTCACAAAAGAAGTTTTGGGAAAATATAGG ATGCATGGCAAGAAGATCCTAAAGCTTCTCCAGAAGATTTTCAGCTGGCTGCCTCTGGCCACAGTGATTGATCACAAGGTGCTGATTGCACATGGTGGGATCTCTGACACAACAGACCTCGACACGATAGCCAAAGTGGACAGACACAAA TATGTGTCGGCTCTCAGGCCTCCTAAGCCGACCAATCACGCTGTCAACAGCAGTAATTCGATGACAGCGAACAACAGGAACGGGGAGGCTGATGGGCCGGTGGAAGGCCGACGTCGAGTGTGCTCTCTAACTTACAACAAGACAGCTAGGGGTCACAGGCACAACCTCCCACGCCGCTCACTCCACAACCAGCCCACGAGCAGTCAACTCAGCTGTTCAGTGGAAGAGGAGCTGAAAAGGAGGCGCAGACTGGCTGGGTTTGACCAGACCTACGGAGAACGGAGGAAGTCTGACTCTGACTCAGACCCAGACTCTGAAGAAACAACAGAGACAGATGAGAATGAGTGGAAACAA ATAGTGGATATTCTGTGGAGTGACCCGATGCCCCAGAATGGCTGCGTTCCCAATGAAGTGCGAGGCGGAGGCTGCTACTGGGGGCCGGATATCACAGAGGAAGTGCTGGGAAGACACAACCTCCAGCTCCTCATCCGCTCCCATGAGTGCAAACAGGAAGGCTATGAGTTCTGCCACAACCGCAAG GTGTTGACTATATTTTCTGCGTCTAACTACTACGAGGTGGGCAGCAACAGAGGAGCCTACATCAGAATGGGCCCTGATCTGATCCCCCACTTTATTCAATATCAGGCCAGCAggacctgcagagagctcacCCTGAGACAAAG TGTCGGGTGGACAGAGATGTCAGCTCTGCAAGCTCTGAGGAAACAACTGTTTGCACATAAGTCAGATCTCATCAGTGCCTTCCAAGAGTTTGATCCCAACAACACAG ggATTATCTCTTTAAGGCACTGGGCCAGTGCCACAGAGCAAGTACTGAACCTGGGTCTGCCCTGGAGGGTGCTTCGACCTCAGCTTGTCAACAACACCCGGGATGGCATGGTGGACTACCACCAGTGGTTGAGGGAGCTGTCCATCACTGAGCCCAAAGAG ATCTCTGATAACAGTATCCTGGAAACTATCTACAAAAACCACTCCAACCTAGAAACTATCTTCCGCATCATAGACACAGATCATTCAG GTTTGATCTCCTTTGAGGAGTTCCAACAGACCTGGAAACTCCTGAGCTCTCATCTCAAGATGGAGATCAACGACAAGGCCATCGCAGACCTGGCCCAGAGCATCGACTTTAACAAGGACGGGAGCATCGATATCAACGAGTTCATGGAGGCTTTCCGGCTGGTGGATCTCTCTGCACATACCTGA
- the nup54 gene encoding nucleoporin p54 isoform X3, whose protein sequence is MAFNFGGATSNTAANTSGFSFGSLGAKAPASTAFGFGPAATTTTAAAASSGFGTLTAPGFGAATTTTAAPATGFSFGSTNTGAFGGFGTTTTTAAAPGSTFSFAAPSNTAGSLFGNTQNKGFGFSSGLGTGTATGTTGFGTGLGTTGLGGFGGFNIQPAQQQGGLFGQQTQQPGQTQPTQLYQQVTALSAPTLLGDERDSILAKWNQLQAYWGTGKGFYSNNNPPVDFTQENPFCRFKAVGYSCVPVSKDEDGLVVLILNKKEADVRAQQQQLVESVHKILGSNQTLAVNVDGVKALPNDQTEVIVYVVERSPNGTSKRIPATTLYSYLEQANIKLQLTQIGVAMSVTRTELSPAQLKQLLQNAPAGVDPIIWEQAKVDNPDPEKLIPVPMVGFKELLRRLQIQEQMTKQHQTRVDIISSDISELQKNQATTVAKIAQYKRKLMDLSHRVLQVLIKQEIQRKSGYAIQVDEEHLRVQLDTIQSELNAPTQFKGRLNELMSQIRMQNHFGAVRSEERYSVDADLLREIKQHLKQQQEGLSHLISVIKDDLEDIKLIEHGLSDSGHLRGGILS, encoded by the exons ATGGCGTTCAATTTTGGCGGCGCCACGAGTAACACAGCGGCAA aCACGTCCGGGTTTTCCTTCGGCTCACTTGGTGCCAAAGCCCCAGCATCAACAGCATTTGGCTTCGGCCCCGCAGCCACCACaaccaccgccgccgccgcctcgTCCGGATTCGGCA CTCTTACAGCTCCTGGTTTTGGGGCAGCCACCACCACTACTGCTGCACCAGCCACAGGATTTAGTTTTGGCTCCACCAACACTG GCGCGTTTGGTGGCTTTGGAACAACTACAACAACCGCTGCCGCACCAGGGTCCACTTTTAGCTTTGCTGCTCCCTCTAACACCGCAG GAAGCCTGTTTGGTAACACGCAGAACAAAGGCTTTGGGTTCTCCTCTGGGCTCGGTACTGGGACTGCTACTGGGACAACAGGATTTGGAACTGGATTAGGAACAACTGGCCTGGGTGGGTTTGGAGGCTTTAATATCCAGCCAGCTCAGCAACAAG GAGGTTTGTTCGGCCAGCAGACTCAGCAGCCCGGTCAGACTCAGCCAACCCAACTTTACCAGCAGGTCACTGCTCTGTCAGCTCCCACTTTGTTAGGAGATGAGCGTGACTCCATCTTAGCCAAATGGAACCAACTGCAGGCATACTGGGGCACTGGGAAGGGCTtctacagcaacaacaacccACCTGTCGACTTTACCCAGGAGAACCCATTCTGCAGGTTCAAG GCAGTGGGCTATAGCTGCGTCCCAGTCAGTAAGGATGAGGATGGTTTAGTGGTGCTGATTCTCAATAAAAAGGAAGCTGATGTGcgagcacagcagcagcagctggtggagtCTGTCCACAAGATCCTGGGAAGCAATCAGACACTCGCTGTCAATGTAGACGGTGTCAAAGCGCTGCCCAATGACCA GACAGAGGTGATCGTTTATGTGGTGGAGCGTTCTCCTAATGGCACCTCCAAGCGGATCCCTGCGACCACACTCTACAGCTATCTGGAGCAGGCCAACATCAAGTTACAGCTCACACAGATTGGAGTGGCAATGTCCGTCACACGCACAGAGCTGTCTCCAGCACAgctcaaacagctgctgcaaaatGCCCCTGCAG GAGTGGACCCCATTATTTGGGAGCAGGCTAAGGTGGACAACCCTGACCCAGAGAA ATTAATCCCGGTACCCATGGTGGGTTTTAAGGAGCTGCTTCGCAGGCTGCAGATTCAGGAGCAGATGACCAAACAGCACCAGACTAGAGTGGAT ATCATCTCCAGTGACATCAGTGAACTGCAGAAGAACCAGGCAACCACAGTGGCCAAGATTGCCCAGTACAAAAGGAAGCTGATGGATCTCTCTCACAGGGTGCTGCAG GTTTTAATCAAACAGGAGATTCAGAGGAAAAGCGGCTACGCTATCCAAGTGGACGAGGAGCACCTGAGGGTGCAGCTGGACACAATTCAGTCTGAGCTCAATGCACCCACACAGTTCAAG GGCCGGTTGAATGAATTAATGTCCCAAATCCGGATGCAGAATCACTTTGGAGCTGTGAGATCAGAAGAGCGGTACAGTGTTGATGCAGACCTGCTCAGAGAGATCAAACAA CActtgaaacagcagcaggagggcTTAAGTCATTTGATCAGCGTCATTAAAGATGACTTGGAAGACATTAAGCTCATAGAGCACGGCCTGAGTGACAGTGGACACTTGAGAGGAGGCATCCTGAGCTGA
- the nup54 gene encoding nucleoporin p54 isoform X2 has protein sequence MAFNFGGATSNTAANTSGFSFGSLGAKAPASTAFGFGPAATTTTAAAASSGFGTLTAPGFGAATTTTAAPATGFSFGSTNTGFGGLGAGNTTAGAFGGFGTTTTTAAAPGSTFSFAAPSNTAGSLFGNTQNKGFGFSSGLGTGTATGTTGFGTGLGTTGLGGFGGFNIQPAQQQGGLFGQQTQQPGQTQPTQLYQQVTALSAPTLLGDERDSILAKWNQLQAYWGTGKGFYSNNNPPVDFTQENPFCRFKAVGYSCVPVSKDEDGLVVLILNKKEADVRAQQQQLVESVHKILGSNQTLAVNVDGVKALPNDQTEVIVYVVERSPNGTSKRIPATTLYSYLEQANIKLQLTQIGVAMSVTRTELSPAQLKQLLQNAPAGVDPIIWEQAKVDNPDPEKLIPVPMVGFKELLRRLQIQEQMTKQHQTRVDIISSDISELQKNQATTVAKIAQYKRKLMDLSHRVLQVLIKQEIQRKSGYAIQVDEEHLRVQLDTIQSELNAPTQFKGRLNELMSQIRMQNHFGAVRSEERYSVDADLLREIKQHLKQQQEGLSHLISVIKDDLEDIKLIEHGLSDSGHLRGGILS, from the exons ATGGCGTTCAATTTTGGCGGCGCCACGAGTAACACAGCGGCAA aCACGTCCGGGTTTTCCTTCGGCTCACTTGGTGCCAAAGCCCCAGCATCAACAGCATTTGGCTTCGGCCCCGCAGCCACCACaaccaccgccgccgccgcctcgTCCGGATTCGGCA CTCTTACAGCTCCTGGTTTTGGGGCAGCCACCACCACTACTGCTGCACCAGCCACAGGATTTAGTTTTGGCTCCACCAACACTG GATTTGGGGGGCTGGGAGCTGGAAACACCACGGCTG GCGCGTTTGGTGGCTTTGGAACAACTACAACAACCGCTGCCGCACCAGGGTCCACTTTTAGCTTTGCTGCTCCCTCTAACACCGCAG GAAGCCTGTTTGGTAACACGCAGAACAAAGGCTTTGGGTTCTCCTCTGGGCTCGGTACTGGGACTGCTACTGGGACAACAGGATTTGGAACTGGATTAGGAACAACTGGCCTGGGTGGGTTTGGAGGCTTTAATATCCAGCCAGCTCAGCAACAAG GAGGTTTGTTCGGCCAGCAGACTCAGCAGCCCGGTCAGACTCAGCCAACCCAACTTTACCAGCAGGTCACTGCTCTGTCAGCTCCCACTTTGTTAGGAGATGAGCGTGACTCCATCTTAGCCAAATGGAACCAACTGCAGGCATACTGGGGCACTGGGAAGGGCTtctacagcaacaacaacccACCTGTCGACTTTACCCAGGAGAACCCATTCTGCAGGTTCAAG GCAGTGGGCTATAGCTGCGTCCCAGTCAGTAAGGATGAGGATGGTTTAGTGGTGCTGATTCTCAATAAAAAGGAAGCTGATGTGcgagcacagcagcagcagctggtggagtCTGTCCACAAGATCCTGGGAAGCAATCAGACACTCGCTGTCAATGTAGACGGTGTCAAAGCGCTGCCCAATGACCA GACAGAGGTGATCGTTTATGTGGTGGAGCGTTCTCCTAATGGCACCTCCAAGCGGATCCCTGCGACCACACTCTACAGCTATCTGGAGCAGGCCAACATCAAGTTACAGCTCACACAGATTGGAGTGGCAATGTCCGTCACACGCACAGAGCTGTCTCCAGCACAgctcaaacagctgctgcaaaatGCCCCTGCAG GAGTGGACCCCATTATTTGGGAGCAGGCTAAGGTGGACAACCCTGACCCAGAGAA ATTAATCCCGGTACCCATGGTGGGTTTTAAGGAGCTGCTTCGCAGGCTGCAGATTCAGGAGCAGATGACCAAACAGCACCAGACTAGAGTGGAT ATCATCTCCAGTGACATCAGTGAACTGCAGAAGAACCAGGCAACCACAGTGGCCAAGATTGCCCAGTACAAAAGGAAGCTGATGGATCTCTCTCACAGGGTGCTGCAG GTTTTAATCAAACAGGAGATTCAGAGGAAAAGCGGCTACGCTATCCAAGTGGACGAGGAGCACCTGAGGGTGCAGCTGGACACAATTCAGTCTGAGCTCAATGCACCCACACAGTTCAAG GGCCGGTTGAATGAATTAATGTCCCAAATCCGGATGCAGAATCACTTTGGAGCTGTGAGATCAGAAGAGCGGTACAGTGTTGATGCAGACCTGCTCAGAGAGATCAAACAA CActtgaaacagcagcaggagggcTTAAGTCATTTGATCAGCGTCATTAAAGATGACTTGGAAGACATTAAGCTCATAGAGCACGGCCTGAGTGACAGTGGACACTTGAGAGGAGGCATCCTGAGCTGA
- the nup54 gene encoding nucleoporin p54 isoform X1: protein MAFNFGGATSNTAANTSGFSFGSLGAKAPASTAFGFGPAATTTTAAAASSGFGTLTAPGFGAATTTTAAPATGFSFGSTNTGFGGLGAGNTTAGGFSFGGFGLNANPAAVSFNVGCFGTATTTGTVFNFGNSLASTGAFGGFGTTTTTAAAPGSTFSFAAPSNTAGSLFGNTQNKGFGFSSGLGTGTATGTTGFGTGLGTTGLGGFGGFNIQPAQQQGGLFGQQTQQPGQTQPTQLYQQVTALSAPTLLGDERDSILAKWNQLQAYWGTGKGFYSNNNPPVDFTQENPFCRFKAVGYSCVPVSKDEDGLVVLILNKKEADVRAQQQQLVESVHKILGSNQTLAVNVDGVKALPNDQTEVIVYVVERSPNGTSKRIPATTLYSYLEQANIKLQLTQIGVAMSVTRTELSPAQLKQLLQNAPAGVDPIIWEQAKVDNPDPEKLIPVPMVGFKELLRRLQIQEQMTKQHQTRVDIISSDISELQKNQATTVAKIAQYKRKLMDLSHRVLQVLIKQEIQRKSGYAIQVDEEHLRVQLDTIQSELNAPTQFKGRLNELMSQIRMQNHFGAVRSEERYSVDADLLREIKQHLKQQQEGLSHLISVIKDDLEDIKLIEHGLSDSGHLRGGILS, encoded by the exons ATGGCGTTCAATTTTGGCGGCGCCACGAGTAACACAGCGGCAA aCACGTCCGGGTTTTCCTTCGGCTCACTTGGTGCCAAAGCCCCAGCATCAACAGCATTTGGCTTCGGCCCCGCAGCCACCACaaccaccgccgccgccgcctcgTCCGGATTCGGCA CTCTTACAGCTCCTGGTTTTGGGGCAGCCACCACCACTACTGCTGCACCAGCCACAGGATTTAGTTTTGGCTCCACCAACACTG GATTTGGGGGGCTGGGAGCTGGAAACACCACGGCTGGTGGGTTTAGTTTTGGGGGGTTTGGTTTAAATGCCAACCCAGCAGCAGTCAGCTTTAATGTGGGGTGCTTTGGTACAGCAACCACCACTGGCACTGTTTTCAATTTTGGTAATAGCCTGGCTAGCACAG GCGCGTTTGGTGGCTTTGGAACAACTACAACAACCGCTGCCGCACCAGGGTCCACTTTTAGCTTTGCTGCTCCCTCTAACACCGCAG GAAGCCTGTTTGGTAACACGCAGAACAAAGGCTTTGGGTTCTCCTCTGGGCTCGGTACTGGGACTGCTACTGGGACAACAGGATTTGGAACTGGATTAGGAACAACTGGCCTGGGTGGGTTTGGAGGCTTTAATATCCAGCCAGCTCAGCAACAAG GAGGTTTGTTCGGCCAGCAGACTCAGCAGCCCGGTCAGACTCAGCCAACCCAACTTTACCAGCAGGTCACTGCTCTGTCAGCTCCCACTTTGTTAGGAGATGAGCGTGACTCCATCTTAGCCAAATGGAACCAACTGCAGGCATACTGGGGCACTGGGAAGGGCTtctacagcaacaacaacccACCTGTCGACTTTACCCAGGAGAACCCATTCTGCAGGTTCAAG GCAGTGGGCTATAGCTGCGTCCCAGTCAGTAAGGATGAGGATGGTTTAGTGGTGCTGATTCTCAATAAAAAGGAAGCTGATGTGcgagcacagcagcagcagctggtggagtCTGTCCACAAGATCCTGGGAAGCAATCAGACACTCGCTGTCAATGTAGACGGTGTCAAAGCGCTGCCCAATGACCA GACAGAGGTGATCGTTTATGTGGTGGAGCGTTCTCCTAATGGCACCTCCAAGCGGATCCCTGCGACCACACTCTACAGCTATCTGGAGCAGGCCAACATCAAGTTACAGCTCACACAGATTGGAGTGGCAATGTCCGTCACACGCACAGAGCTGTCTCCAGCACAgctcaaacagctgctgcaaaatGCCCCTGCAG GAGTGGACCCCATTATTTGGGAGCAGGCTAAGGTGGACAACCCTGACCCAGAGAA ATTAATCCCGGTACCCATGGTGGGTTTTAAGGAGCTGCTTCGCAGGCTGCAGATTCAGGAGCAGATGACCAAACAGCACCAGACTAGAGTGGAT ATCATCTCCAGTGACATCAGTGAACTGCAGAAGAACCAGGCAACCACAGTGGCCAAGATTGCCCAGTACAAAAGGAAGCTGATGGATCTCTCTCACAGGGTGCTGCAG GTTTTAATCAAACAGGAGATTCAGAGGAAAAGCGGCTACGCTATCCAAGTGGACGAGGAGCACCTGAGGGTGCAGCTGGACACAATTCAGTCTGAGCTCAATGCACCCACACAGTTCAAG GGCCGGTTGAATGAATTAATGTCCCAAATCCGGATGCAGAATCACTTTGGAGCTGTGAGATCAGAAGAGCGGTACAGTGTTGATGCAGACCTGCTCAGAGAGATCAAACAA CActtgaaacagcagcaggagggcTTAAGTCATTTGATCAGCGTCATTAAAGATGACTTGGAAGACATTAAGCTCATAGAGCACGGCCTGAGTGACAGTGGACACTTGAGAGGAGGCATCCTGAGCTGA